In Luteolibacter sp. Y139, a genomic segment contains:
- a CDS encoding patatin-like phospholipase family protein: protein MIGLALSGGGSRAMAFHLGCLRALNDLGVLEKIGALSTISGGSVIGAYYAYSPNKSFAEFETDIRGFLRIGFHRKILLESLKPHNLVPGLAAFFLSHAQDCAKLFGRREPPIRRFRSRTDAFERVLHRELFPSLDLGAPRRGDLPIVIGACELRSGTAFRFGHERSGTWRLGEMEGNSVDVSFAVAASAAYPIMLPAFDRTFRFNKGGQVQARRVSLTDGGVYDNLGLQVLEPGRDPGVSLHTFPCEYIIACNAGQGQEAGHSVPLGFVSRVSRAFGVVHRRVQDNAMHHLYGMREAGLIRGFAMPYLGQQDSALPWRPTGLVSRDKVINYPTDFAPMSEAWINLLSGRGEQLTRALIPMYLPELMGL from the coding sequence ATGATCGGCTTGGCGCTTTCTGGCGGCGGTTCCCGCGCAATGGCCTTCCATCTCGGTTGCCTCCGCGCCCTAAACGACCTTGGTGTGCTGGAGAAGATAGGCGCTCTATCCACGATCTCTGGCGGCTCGGTCATCGGAGCCTACTACGCTTACTCGCCCAACAAGTCATTTGCCGAGTTCGAGACCGACATTCGGGGATTTTTGCGGATCGGGTTTCACCGGAAGATTTTGCTCGAGTCGCTGAAGCCGCACAATCTGGTGCCTGGACTGGCGGCGTTTTTTCTATCGCACGCGCAGGATTGCGCGAAGCTATTTGGTCGCCGCGAACCTCCCATTAGGCGGTTCCGCTCGCGGACCGACGCGTTTGAACGGGTGTTGCACCGCGAGTTGTTTCCTTCGCTAGACTTAGGGGCACCGCGGCGAGGCGATCTTCCCATCGTAATCGGCGCTTGCGAGTTGCGCTCCGGGACGGCTTTTCGCTTTGGGCATGAGCGCTCAGGCACTTGGCGGTTGGGCGAAATGGAAGGCAACTCGGTGGACGTTTCCTTCGCCGTGGCTGCATCGGCGGCATATCCCATTATGCTCCCTGCGTTCGACCGAACGTTTCGTTTCAATAAGGGTGGCCAAGTTCAGGCGCGGCGAGTCTCTCTTACTGACGGCGGAGTTTACGACAACCTCGGGCTACAAGTATTGGAACCGGGACGCGACCCCGGCGTAAGCCTGCACACATTTCCTTGTGAATACATCATTGCGTGCAATGCTGGCCAAGGCCAAGAGGCCGGACATAGCGTGCCGTTGGGTTTCGTTTCGCGGGTTTCACGGGCCTTCGGCGTTGTTCATCGTCGAGTGCAAGACAACGCCATGCATCACCTCTACGGGATGCGAGAAGCAGGCCTGATTCGAGGGTTTGCAATGCCATATCTCGGGCAACAAGATTCCGCGCTGCCATGGCGGCCCACCGGGCTTGTCTCCCGCGACAAGGTAATCAATTATCCCACCGATTTCGCACCAATGTCCGAAGCTTGGATCAATTTACTTTCAGGAAGAGGTGAACAGCTTACTCGTGCATTGATTCCAATGTATCTTCCCGAGTTGATGGGGCTTTAG
- a CDS encoding PEP-CTERM sorting domain-containing protein produces MNYVTFALPVIVASSIGTAAVVNVDMTTATSSGYTGLGAAPDLAGNQVWNAIQYNGSSGSLTANDLVDSTGAATLVDFSLGGLDTLNGEGAQNPAGQMERQGGFTGLMRDYVRVDGVSSGVVATATGNFSGLVVGASYDLYFYGQGEHFTTGSSSLLRGQNTLFTVNGTSKQTSWDGVAGGDGFLVEGIEYVKFTAVATDGGGLGGVINFSFSNVVATGSTPNAATDLVTNGNTPPSNTASRYGALNGVQLVLVPEPSSALIGMLGMAALLRRRRPDRSW; encoded by the coding sequence ATGAATTACGTCACTTTTGCACTGCCAGTCATCGTCGCTTCGAGCATCGGCACCGCCGCAGTGGTGAACGTCGACATGACTACCGCCACCAGCTCCGGCTACACCGGTCTCGGTGCCGCTCCGGATCTGGCCGGAAACCAAGTCTGGAATGCCATCCAGTACAATGGCTCCTCTGGCTCGCTCACGGCCAATGATCTGGTCGACTCCACCGGCGCGGCGACCTTGGTCGATTTCAGCCTCGGCGGCCTCGATACGCTCAATGGCGAGGGCGCCCAGAACCCCGCTGGCCAGATGGAGCGCCAGGGCGGCTTCACTGGCCTCATGCGTGACTACGTCCGGGTGGACGGCGTGAGCTCGGGCGTCGTCGCCACCGCCACCGGCAACTTCTCCGGCCTGGTGGTCGGAGCCAGCTATGATCTCTACTTCTACGGGCAGGGAGAACATTTCACCACGGGCTCCAGCAGCCTGCTCCGCGGCCAAAATACCCTCTTCACTGTCAACGGCACCTCCAAGCAAACCTCGTGGGACGGTGTGGCTGGCGGTGACGGCTTCTTGGTCGAAGGCATCGAGTATGTGAAATTCACCGCCGTCGCGACTGATGGCGGAGGATTGGGCGGCGTCATCAATTTCTCCTTTTCCAACGTCGTGGCCACCGGCTCCACGCCCAATGCCGCCACAGATCTCGTGACAAACGGGAATACCCCACCCAGCAACACCGCCTCCCGCTACGGCGCCCTGAATGGCGTCCAGCTGGTTCTGGTTCCCGAGCCTTCCTCCGCTTTGATCGGAATGCTCGGCATGGCCGCGCTCCTGCGCCGCCGCCGGCCTGACCGCTCTTGGTGA
- a CDS encoding ribonucleoside-diphosphate reductase subunit alpha, giving the protein MYRAVNPDEDLLLKQVITDRFTIPATDRAFSWREVLSVERRKPITDIIVTRGNEDTHFSLEDVADAIGESLADLLISRQADEKSIFSDVNRKFVSDVAHAVANSLTKSLDEGGRLRLSEADLYLLIEKALLENEAYDVAKSLAFRRSMEKTGHVDVHSSPHALPVRLIRRSGNVVPWSETKIEIAVRKAFLTIKENPEAAVDIAKAVTERIRRGDQSFVHIEDVQDMVQEELMRQGRFKAAEHYILYRAQRARLRIEQEESAEDPNQEFMVTVTTDDGRASFWDGTELKKRIAYASTGLDLCLDEAEIERELRRSVGSEISEKDLKNTIILNAKALIEKDADFAKFAGRILLSFIYEEVLDWSISRDGIHKLKQAHKLAFKSYLKHGVAIKRLSPELLDVYDLDKLAEAFDPTADLDFDYLGIQTLYDRYLIVDKTGSKPRRLETPQFFWMRVAMGLFKKEEKDREGWAIRLYNLYKGRRFCSSTPTLFNSGTLHSQLSSCYLYKVDDSIESIMIRGIAENAFLSKWAGGLGGSWTSVRGTGGYIQGTNGESQGIIPFLKLHNDQLVAVNQGGKRRGSGCAYLETWHNDIEDFLELRKNTGDERRRCHDMNTANWIPDLFMKRMEDRGVWTLFRSNEVPDLHDLYGKAFEQRYTEYEKMALEGKIWSRQFPAIDLWKSMLKMLFETGHPWITFKDPCNVRSPQDHVGVIHSSNLCTEITLNTSDEETAVCNLGSVILDTHMTRDGAIDHEMLKETVTVAIRALDNVIDINFYPTQAALTANSRHRPIGLGVMGLQNALYKRNLAFASDAAVEFNDEFMEAIAYYAYSASSDLAAEVGTYSSYKGSKWDRGLLPQDTVDLLEDERGRKIDVPRGGKMDWSVVREKIAKHGMRNSNVLAIAPTATISNIVGTTPCIEPNYKNLYVKSNLSGDFIVLNAELVKDLKKAGLWGQEMLDQLKYFDGELDSIDDIPEALKHKHKTVFGIGHEYIVDAAARRQKWIDQSQSVNLFLATPDMKTLSHMYRRAWDKGLKTTYYLRTLQASNIEKATIDVKKEVRGGMAAATGGKTYTAEEKNACSIEAMMNGGTCEACQ; this is encoded by the coding sequence ATGTACCGTGCCGTTAATCCTGACGAAGATCTCCTGCTGAAGCAGGTCATCACTGACCGCTTCACCATCCCAGCAACCGACCGCGCCTTCTCATGGCGCGAGGTGCTTTCCGTTGAACGGCGCAAGCCGATCACCGACATCATCGTCACCCGCGGCAACGAAGACACTCACTTCTCCCTCGAAGACGTCGCGGACGCGATCGGCGAATCCCTCGCCGACCTCCTCATCTCCCGCCAGGCCGACGAGAAGTCCATCTTCTCGGACGTGAACCGCAAGTTCGTCTCGGACGTCGCCCACGCCGTCGCGAACTCCCTCACCAAGTCCCTCGACGAAGGCGGTCGCCTCCGCCTCTCGGAAGCCGACCTCTACCTCCTCATCGAAAAGGCCCTCCTTGAAAACGAGGCCTACGATGTCGCGAAGTCCCTCGCCTTCCGCCGCTCCATGGAGAAGACCGGCCACGTCGACGTCCACTCCAGCCCGCACGCCCTGCCCGTCCGCCTCATCCGCCGCAGCGGCAATGTCGTCCCATGGTCCGAGACCAAGATCGAGATCGCCGTCCGCAAGGCCTTCCTCACCATCAAGGAAAACCCCGAGGCCGCCGTCGATATCGCCAAGGCCGTCACCGAGCGCATCCGCCGCGGTGACCAATCCTTCGTCCACATCGAGGACGTTCAGGATATGGTCCAGGAGGAACTCATGCGCCAGGGCCGCTTCAAGGCCGCCGAGCACTACATCCTCTACCGCGCCCAGCGCGCCCGCCTCCGTATCGAGCAGGAGGAAAGCGCCGAGGACCCGAACCAGGAGTTCATGGTCACCGTCACCACCGACGATGGCCGCGCCTCCTTCTGGGACGGCACCGAGCTCAAGAAACGCATCGCCTACGCCTCCACCGGCCTCGACCTCTGCCTCGATGAAGCCGAGATCGAGCGCGAGCTCCGCCGCTCCGTCGGCTCGGAGATCTCCGAGAAGGACCTCAAGAACACCATCATCCTCAATGCCAAGGCCCTGATCGAGAAGGACGCCGATTTCGCGAAATTCGCCGGCCGCATCCTCCTCTCCTTCATCTATGAGGAAGTGCTGGACTGGAGCATCTCCCGCGATGGCATCCACAAGCTCAAGCAAGCCCACAAGCTCGCCTTCAAGAGCTACCTGAAGCACGGCGTCGCCATCAAGCGCCTCAGCCCCGAGCTCCTCGATGTCTATGACCTCGACAAGCTCGCCGAAGCCTTCGACCCCACCGCCGACCTCGACTTCGACTACCTCGGCATCCAGACCCTGTATGACCGCTACCTCATCGTCGATAAGACCGGTAGCAAGCCACGCCGCCTGGAAACCCCGCAGTTCTTCTGGATGCGCGTCGCCATGGGCCTCTTCAAGAAAGAGGAAAAGGACCGCGAGGGCTGGGCCATCCGCCTCTACAATCTCTACAAGGGCCGCCGCTTCTGCTCCTCCACCCCGACTCTCTTCAACTCGGGCACGCTCCACTCGCAGCTCTCCTCCTGCTACCTCTACAAGGTCGACGACTCCATCGAGAGCATCATGATCCGCGGCATCGCGGAGAATGCCTTCCTCTCAAAGTGGGCCGGCGGTCTCGGTGGCTCGTGGACCTCCGTCCGCGGCACCGGTGGCTACATCCAGGGCACCAATGGCGAGTCCCAGGGCATCATCCCCTTCCTCAAGCTCCACAATGACCAGCTCGTCGCCGTGAATCAGGGCGGCAAGCGCCGCGGCTCCGGCTGCGCGTATCTGGAAACGTGGCACAATGACATCGAGGACTTCCTCGAGCTCCGCAAGAACACCGGCGACGAGCGCCGCCGTTGCCACGACATGAATACGGCCAACTGGATCCCGGACCTCTTCATGAAGCGCATGGAGGACCGCGGCGTCTGGACCCTCTTCCGCTCGAATGAAGTCCCGGACCTCCACGACCTCTACGGCAAGGCCTTCGAGCAGCGCTACACCGAGTACGAGAAGATGGCGCTCGAAGGGAAGATCTGGTCCCGCCAGTTCCCCGCCATCGATCTCTGGAAGAGCATGCTGAAGATGCTCTTCGAGACCGGCCACCCATGGATCACCTTCAAGGATCCTTGCAATGTCCGCTCCCCGCAGGACCACGTTGGCGTCATCCACTCCAGCAATCTCTGCACCGAGATCACGCTGAATACCTCGGATGAAGAGACCGCCGTCTGCAATCTCGGCTCCGTCATCCTCGACACCCACATGACCCGGGACGGTGCCATCGACCACGAGATGCTGAAGGAGACCGTCACCGTCGCCATCCGCGCCCTCGACAACGTCATCGATATCAACTTCTACCCGACCCAGGCCGCTCTCACCGCCAATAGCCGCCACCGCCCCATCGGCCTCGGCGTCATGGGCCTCCAGAATGCCCTCTATAAGCGGAACCTCGCCTTCGCCTCCGACGCCGCCGTCGAGTTCAATGACGAGTTCATGGAAGCCATCGCCTACTACGCCTACAGCGCTTCCAGCGACCTCGCCGCCGAAGTCGGCACCTACTCCTCCTACAAGGGCTCCAAGTGGGACCGCGGCCTCCTCCCGCAGGACACCGTCGACCTCCTCGAGGACGAGCGTGGCCGCAAGATCGATGTCCCCCGCGGCGGCAAGATGGATTGGTCCGTCGTCCGCGAAAAGATCGCCAAGCACGGCATGCGGAACTCGAACGTCCTCGCCATCGCCCCGACCGCGACGATCTCGAATATCGTCGGCACCACCCCCTGCATCGAGCCGAACTACAAGAACCTCTACGTGAAGAGCAATCTCAGCGGCGACTTCATCGTCCTGAATGCCGAGCTCGTGAAGGACCTCAAGAAGGCCGGCCTCTGGGGCCAGGAAATGCTCGATCAGCTCAAGTACTTCGACGGCGAACTCGATTCCATCGACGACATCCCCGAGGCGCTCAAGCACAAGCACAAGACCGTCTTCGGCATCGGCCACGAATACATCGTCGACGCCGCCGCCCGCCGCCAGAAGTGGATCGACCAGAGCCAGAGCGTGAACCTCTTCCTCGCCACCCCGGACATGAAGACCCTCTCCCACATGTACCGCCGCGCCTGGGACAAGGGCCTCAAGACCACCTACTACCTCCGCACCCTCCAAGCCTCCAACATCGAGAAAGCCACCATCGACGTCAAAAAAGAGGTCCGCGGAGGCATGGCCGCCGCCACAGGCGGCAAAACCTACACCGCCGAAGAAAAGAACGCCTGCTCCATCGAAGCCATGATGAACGGCGGGACTTGCGAAGCCTGCCAGTAG
- a CDS encoding ribonucleotide-diphosphate reductase subunit beta encodes MSAATTTITLGARTFVLDREKAEQAFAAKKVINGRETMFFNILPLKYQWAYDLYKTMKNNHWEPEDITMQKDVEQWRSDEISDVERWIIKMGIGYFSAAEGIVGDNVLHVVREVVTAPELKLVLGRHAHEENIHADSLVYMLSSLGLNPHECEAMFEDVPSITAKNHFVVSNSRALRRDIDLTVTANKQALAKNIFMFGQVMEGTQFYGLFGMILSLYRQNKFPGIGQMFRYTLRDESNHIEVFRNLLMDLVDENPDIWTEDFREDLRGTMAEGIRLEKQFIRDCLPVAGLGLNSADFETYIDYIADRRLTSCGLAPLNESVTNPFPWLAEMMDIKKETNFFEGRVTEYQKASALSSVDDDEL; translated from the coding sequence ATGTCCGCCGCCACCACCACCATCACTCTCGGAGCCCGCACCTTCGTCCTCGACCGCGAAAAAGCCGAGCAGGCTTTCGCCGCCAAGAAGGTCATCAACGGTCGCGAGACCATGTTCTTCAACATCCTCCCGCTGAAGTACCAGTGGGCGTACGACCTGTACAAGACGATGAAGAACAACCACTGGGAGCCCGAGGACATCACCATGCAAAAGGATGTCGAGCAGTGGCGCTCGGACGAAATCAGCGACGTCGAGCGGTGGATCATCAAGATGGGCATCGGCTACTTCTCCGCCGCCGAAGGCATCGTCGGGGACAATGTCCTCCACGTCGTCCGCGAGGTCGTCACCGCCCCCGAGCTGAAGCTCGTCCTCGGCCGCCACGCCCATGAGGAAAACATCCACGCGGATAGCCTCGTCTACATGCTCTCCTCGCTCGGCCTGAATCCCCACGAGTGCGAGGCCATGTTCGAGGACGTCCCCTCGATCACCGCGAAGAACCACTTCGTCGTCTCCAACAGCCGCGCCCTCCGCCGCGATATCGACCTCACCGTCACCGCGAACAAGCAGGCACTCGCCAAGAACATCTTCATGTTCGGCCAGGTCATGGAAGGCACCCAGTTCTACGGCCTCTTCGGCATGATCCTCAGCCTCTACCGCCAGAATAAGTTCCCGGGCATCGGCCAGATGTTCCGCTACACCCTGCGCGATGAGTCGAACCACATCGAGGTCTTCCGCAATCTCCTCATGGACCTCGTCGACGAAAACCCCGACATCTGGACCGAGGACTTCCGCGAAGACCTCCGCGGCACCATGGCCGAGGGCATCCGCCTCGAGAAGCAGTTCATCCGCGACTGCCTCCCCGTCGCCGGCCTCGGCCTGAACTCCGCCGACTTCGAGACCTACATCGACTACATCGCCGACCGCCGCCTCACCTCCTGCGGCCTCGCCCCGCTCAATGAGTCCGTCACCAACCCCTTCCCCTGGTTGGCCGAAATGATGGACATCAAGAAGGAGACCAACTTCTTCGAAGGCCGCGTCACCGAGTACCAAAAGGCCTCCGCCCTCAGCTCCGTCGACGACGACGAGCTCTAA
- a CDS encoding SGNH/GDSL hydrolase family protein, which produces MTHPLKAWTVALSLSLAGIAAAEEPAYVPRAPLAKLDLHDGDTIVFLGDSITHQCLYTQYVEDYFYTRFPKMRLRLHNAGVGGSRAWDALLRFDQDVAAYKPKYVTVLLGMNDGKYAEYLDDVFTSYSTEMNRLLEKIDACGATAVLMTPTMFDARAKRMQQPGGFMGPKAVTFYNSTLAYYGAWLRDTASERGLGFVDMWGPLNQTTLHERRKDPAFTLIKDSVHPGAPGHVIMAAAMIEDLNLPQIVSEMKFTLQDKKWTSTAESAEITSLDGTADGLSFTSLENALPWVLPEDAQPGVRLTDLGQKFSRQTLTVSGLPTGTYTVSIDGAEVTRATGEELQAGLPLQALTKAPQYQQAAQVAELNKRRNEGPVKNLRNEWVNFQQLKFLQSQVEKNPADEAEKQRLADAEKKMPGMDERVKAAEAAAQAIEDDIFKTNQPRQHRFEIRPVAK; this is translated from the coding sequence ATGACCCATCCCTTGAAAGCCTGGACCGTCGCCCTTTCCCTCTCGCTGGCTGGCATCGCCGCCGCGGAGGAACCCGCCTACGTGCCGCGCGCGCCCTTGGCCAAGCTGGATCTCCACGATGGCGACACCATCGTCTTCCTCGGCGACAGCATCACCCACCAGTGCCTCTACACCCAATACGTCGAGGACTACTTCTACACCCGCTTCCCGAAGATGAGGCTGCGGCTGCACAATGCCGGCGTGGGCGGCTCCCGTGCCTGGGACGCCCTCCTGCGCTTCGATCAGGACGTCGCCGCCTACAAGCCGAAATACGTCACCGTCTTGCTGGGGATGAACGACGGCAAATATGCCGAGTACCTGGATGACGTCTTCACCAGCTACAGCACCGAGATGAACCGGCTGCTGGAAAAGATCGACGCCTGCGGCGCCACCGCAGTCCTGATGACGCCCACGATGTTCGACGCCCGCGCCAAGCGCATGCAGCAGCCCGGTGGCTTCATGGGGCCGAAGGCAGTCACCTTCTACAACTCCACCCTCGCCTACTACGGCGCATGGTTGCGGGACACCGCCAGCGAGCGGGGACTGGGATTCGTCGACATGTGGGGACCCTTGAATCAGACCACCCTTCACGAGCGCCGGAAGGATCCCGCATTCACCCTGATCAAGGATTCGGTCCACCCGGGCGCGCCCGGCCACGTGATCATGGCCGCCGCAATGATCGAGGACCTGAACCTCCCTCAAATCGTCTCGGAGATGAAGTTCACCCTTCAGGACAAGAAATGGACCTCCACCGCCGAGTCCGCGGAAATCACCAGCTTGGACGGAACGGCAGACGGGCTCTCCTTCACCTCCCTGGAAAACGCCCTGCCCTGGGTCCTGCCGGAAGACGCCCAACCCGGCGTCCGCCTCACCGATCTCGGCCAGAAGTTCAGCCGGCAAACCTTGACCGTATCCGGCCTCCCTACCGGCACCTACACCGTGTCCATCGACGGCGCCGAAGTCACCCGCGCCACCGGCGAAGAGCTCCAAGCCGGCTTACCGCTACAAGCCCTGACGAAAGCCCCGCAGTATCAACAAGCCGCCCAAGTCGCCGAACTCAACAAGCGCCGCAACGAAGGACCGGTAAAGAACCTCCGCAACGAGTGGGTCAATTTCCAGCAACTGAAGTTCCTCCAGTCCCAGGTCGAAAAAAATCCCGCCGATGAAGCCGAGAAACAGCGCCTCGCCGACGCCGAAAAGAAGATGCCCGGCATGGACGAGCGAGTGAAAGCCGCCGAAGCAGCCGCGCAGGCGATCGAAGACGACATCTTCAAGACCAACCAGCCCCGTCAGCACCGCTTCGAGATCCGGCCCGTCGCGAAGTGA
- a CDS encoding ThiF family adenylyltransferase, giving the protein MTDGQQRALWQLKLIAQKQPGVFDIETVHPPANEDSRLRVVVSLRVGKLATAPSGVRLRAREEFRLYISPDFPFTKPDVYVDHLRFAGMPHVQWAKYLCLYQSSTEWNASDGMFGLLQRLCDWLSKAAANELDPDGQPLHPPAVYVDYAKGKLVVPHADTPSFSETCWLGVAELREYPNRLEIVGWHTPKAMPAEGKFALALLFKSEWPWEYPDKGDALFREFEKQGVPSDLLLRLLAVLASDGMPDSPLFLIVGTPMRGIAGGARKQHLAVWSLNSTVKKGLALTLPKVQDTLEQTSIRAEVRQLVDDHLRAADLTWCQIMEARAEVTVRRDTDSSLARLRGRAIAIWGCGALGAPIALALCRAGVSRLVLADYGQVSPGLLVRQPYRADDVGSFKVDALEAQLKSIRSDLVVEKHCSNVNRLLAAGADWSSGCDLIVDATASEVVRKRTEQAWNRNRSVRVPLASLVVDATSSRLLVTFTGADASGASWDVFRKTKIELLRRGRKDFADAFFPETSSAKMFQPEPGCSEPTFQGSAADAAAMAAIGLNLIAQWLNESKPSTQHSTLFAAPRTGGSIKPSPFFEFLPDVVISAGHHELRVAPGVLKEIRGWIEQNRRLRSRTVETGGLLWGEWDDASQVVWISDASGPPEDSQHSPELFVCGQEGTTAENTARQKHTRGAVQYLGMWHTHPVSRPMPSEIDYEGMAQILSTGPTSPTKNLLLILGRTLTQDVLGAFVFVRELNQGTLQTLSCMGNHFPLKERIL; this is encoded by the coding sequence ATGACGGATGGGCAGCAGCGCGCTCTTTGGCAGCTCAAGCTTATCGCACAGAAGCAGCCGGGAGTTTTCGATATCGAGACGGTGCATCCGCCTGCGAACGAAGATTCGCGACTACGCGTGGTGGTGAGCCTCCGTGTTGGAAAACTGGCAACTGCTCCCAGCGGAGTACGATTGCGAGCACGGGAGGAATTCCGGCTCTACATCTCGCCGGACTTCCCGTTCACCAAGCCCGACGTTTACGTCGACCACTTGCGCTTTGCCGGGATGCCACACGTGCAATGGGCCAAGTACCTGTGCCTTTATCAAAGCTCGACCGAGTGGAACGCTTCCGATGGCATGTTTGGACTGCTTCAGCGTTTGTGTGATTGGTTGTCGAAGGCGGCGGCGAATGAACTCGATCCCGATGGCCAACCGCTGCACCCGCCTGCGGTCTATGTGGACTATGCCAAAGGCAAGCTTGTCGTGCCTCACGCCGATACGCCGAGCTTTAGCGAAACCTGCTGGCTCGGGGTGGCAGAGCTGCGGGAGTATCCCAATCGTTTGGAAATTGTCGGCTGGCATACGCCGAAGGCGATGCCAGCGGAGGGCAAGTTCGCGCTGGCGTTGTTGTTTAAGTCGGAGTGGCCATGGGAATATCCAGACAAAGGTGACGCACTTTTCCGCGAGTTCGAAAAACAGGGCGTGCCCTCCGATCTTCTACTGCGGCTTCTCGCGGTCTTGGCCTCCGACGGAATGCCGGACTCTCCCCTGTTCTTAATAGTCGGCACCCCAATGCGTGGGATAGCGGGGGGTGCTCGCAAGCAGCACCTAGCCGTTTGGTCTCTGAATTCAACGGTGAAGAAGGGGCTGGCGCTGACGTTGCCGAAGGTGCAAGACACTCTGGAGCAGACCTCCATACGCGCCGAGGTGCGCCAACTGGTCGATGACCACCTACGAGCCGCTGATCTGACGTGGTGCCAGATCATGGAAGCGCGGGCTGAAGTGACTGTTCGCCGCGACACCGATTCATCGCTCGCTCGCCTGCGCGGACGGGCGATCGCGATTTGGGGCTGCGGAGCCTTAGGTGCTCCAATCGCGCTTGCGCTATGCCGCGCCGGGGTGAGCCGCTTGGTGCTAGCAGACTATGGCCAAGTTTCCCCAGGTCTTCTCGTGAGGCAGCCTTATCGAGCTGACGATGTGGGGAGCTTCAAAGTGGATGCGCTTGAAGCCCAACTGAAGTCAATCCGGTCGGATCTCGTCGTAGAGAAGCACTGCTCAAATGTGAACCGTCTGCTGGCGGCGGGTGCTGACTGGTCCTCGGGGTGCGATCTAATAGTTGACGCCACGGCCTCCGAAGTTGTGCGCAAGCGAACCGAGCAGGCTTGGAACCGAAATCGTTCCGTGCGAGTTCCTCTTGCCTCGCTGGTGGTGGACGCTACTTCCTCTCGTCTGCTAGTTACATTCACTGGCGCTGACGCGTCGGGGGCGAGCTGGGATGTTTTTCGCAAAACGAAGATCGAGCTGTTACGTCGCGGGCGGAAGGATTTTGCCGATGCATTTTTCCCCGAAACGTCTTCGGCGAAAATGTTTCAGCCCGAACCTGGATGCTCTGAACCCACCTTTCAAGGATCCGCGGCCGATGCCGCTGCGATGGCAGCAATTGGGCTGAATCTTATCGCCCAATGGCTGAACGAGTCGAAACCGTCGACTCAGCACTCTACATTGTTCGCCGCGCCGCGGACGGGTGGGTCGATTAAACCGTCTCCGTTTTTCGAGTTTCTGCCGGATGTGGTAATCTCGGCTGGCCATCACGAACTGAGGGTGGCCCCCGGCGTGTTGAAGGAAATCCGCGGATGGATTGAACAAAATCGGCGACTGCGCTCGCGCACCGTTGAGACGGGCGGTCTGCTGTGGGGTGAGTGGGATGACGCCTCGCAAGTCGTGTGGATCTCGGATGCATCCGGCCCTCCCGAAGACAGCCAACATTCACCCGAACTCTTCGTTTGCGGGCAAGAGGGAACCACCGCCGAAAACACGGCCCGCCAAAAGCACACTCGGGGAGCAGTCCAGTATCTCGGGATGTGGCATACGCATCCAGTTTCCCGCCCGATGCCCAGTGAGATAGACTATGAAGGCATGGCACAGATCCTCTCTACCGGACCGACGTCGCCGACCAAGAACTTGCTTTTGATCTTGGGGCGGACGCTCACTCAGGACGTGCTCGGAGCTTTCGTTTTCGTTCGTGAGCTGAATCAAGGCACCCTTCAGACCTTGAGCTGCATGGGGAACCATTTTCCACTGAAGGAGCGAATCCTATGA